A region from the Prevotella melaninogenica genome encodes:
- a CDS encoding RluA family pseudouridine synthase — MKFHPILSKQPLPTRFNNPFDYEPDALCRAAAKQLQANLPMTPSEGKMYGILIVERDGEIGYLQAYSGQIADEGEDFVPAVFDYLQPNGYFKIHEAEITHLNMQIAQLKASTAYQQAKENLKTIREETEKNIEEARRIMQGAKFLRDKRRKEAFISEEERNEMTRQSQFLKAELHRKKQAYAEQITAAQTAVNDFQDQITAWKRERKMKSDRLQRWLFSQFSLVNAHGERKNLLDIFRDYYLKNSPARTKAAHAIAATPAERATKESFAPSLLPPSGAGECCEPKLLQYAFLHGYKPISMAMFWWGSSPKTEVRQNGYYYPACNGKCKPILEWMLEGVEIENKGHNEAENEIKTTLSTDVKLLYEDDYLAVVAKPSGLLSVPGKGCQPSVYSILKKRWEGMSDVFMVHRLDMATSGLLVVARNAEIHKALQAQFIERTVKKKYVALLPLSILDKQLPASGRIELSLSPDPNDRPRQRVDTANGKPAITEYRIIGKTTYGKKDAEAVKIELYPLTGRTHQLRIHCAHPDGLGTPIIGDCLYGQRSERLWLHAEYLEFTHPITQERMSFTLSLKKSVDYF; from the coding sequence GTGAAGTTTCATCCTATCCTATCAAAACAGCCCCTACCCACTCGGTTTAATAACCCATTCGATTATGAACCAGACGCTCTTTGCCGTGCAGCAGCCAAGCAGTTGCAGGCAAATCTCCCTATGACACCTTCCGAAGGAAAGATGTATGGCATTCTGATTGTTGAGCGAGACGGAGAGATTGGCTATCTGCAAGCCTATTCAGGGCAGATAGCAGACGAGGGAGAAGACTTTGTGCCAGCTGTTTTCGATTATCTCCAGCCCAATGGTTACTTCAAAATTCACGAGGCTGAGATTACCCATTTGAACATGCAGATAGCCCAACTAAAAGCGTCAACAGCCTACCAACAGGCGAAAGAAAACCTAAAAACAATTCGGGAAGAGACTGAAAAAAACATTGAGGAAGCCCGAAGGATAATGCAAGGGGCTAAGTTCCTACGTGACAAACGCCGCAAGGAGGCTTTTATTTCAGAGGAGGAACGAAACGAAATGACACGCCAGAGCCAGTTTCTTAAAGCTGAACTGCACCGTAAGAAACAGGCATACGCAGAGCAGATTACCGCTGCACAGACTGCCGTAAATGACTTTCAGGACCAGATAACAGCATGGAAACGGGAACGGAAAATGAAGTCTGACCGTCTGCAACGTTGGCTGTTCTCCCAGTTCTCACTCGTCAATGCACACGGAGAACGCAAGAACCTGCTCGATATTTTCCGTGATTATTATCTAAAGAATAGTCCTGCACGTACCAAGGCTGCCCACGCAATAGCCGCAACCCCTGCTGAACGTGCCACCAAAGAGAGCTTTGCGCCCTCGCTACTTCCGCCCTCAGGCGCAGGTGAATGCTGTGAACCGAAGCTCTTGCAATACGCCTTCCTTCATGGATATAAGCCTATTAGCATGGCTATGTTTTGGTGGGGATCATCGCCAAAGACCGAAGTTCGACAAAATGGTTACTATTATCCTGCCTGCAACGGAAAGTGCAAACCTATCTTGGAGTGGATGTTGGAAGGGGTAGAAATTGAAAACAAAGGTCATAACGAGGCTGAAAATGAAATCAAAACTACTCTTTCTACAGACGTAAAACTACTCTATGAAGACGATTATCTTGCTGTCGTTGCCAAGCCGTCGGGCTTGCTTTCCGTTCCGGGAAAAGGCTGTCAACCATCAGTTTATAGTATTCTAAAGAAACGATGGGAGGGAATGAGCGATGTGTTTATGGTACATCGGTTGGACATGGCGACAAGTGGCTTGCTCGTTGTTGCACGCAATGCGGAGATTCACAAGGCTTTACAGGCACAGTTTATTGAGCGAACTGTAAAGAAGAAGTATGTTGCTTTGCTTCCCCTCTCTATTCTCGACAAACAGTTGCCAGCATCAGGACGGATTGAACTTTCGCTTTCGCCCGATCCGAACGACCGTCCCCGACAGCGTGTTGACACTGCAAATGGCAAGCCTGCCATCACAGAATATCGTATTATCGGCAAGACTACATACGGCAAGAAAGATGCAGAAGCCGTGAAGATTGAACTCTATCCGCTGACTGGTCGTACTCATCAACTGCGCATTCATTGTGCGCATCCAGACGGATTGGGTACTCCCATCATCGGTGACTGTCTCTACGGACAACGCTCTGAACGTCTCTGGCTGCACGCCGAATACCTTGAATTCACCCATCCCATCACACAAGAACGGATGAGTTTTACCCTATCGCTGAAAAAATCAGTCGACTATTTTTGA
- a CDS encoding C69 family dipeptidase, translated as MKTNKVQIEHKLPSECTTIIIGQEQTADGSMIVARSEDWDAMEAKNYEIFEGTDNGPREFVAKDSPFRCELPEKALGYSALSPYNLHGHWGSAGFNTAGVGMSATESIFSSDEVLKHDPLVENGVAENSVFNITLPYVHTAREGVERLGMLIEKHGIAEGFGIGFVDSKEIWYLETACGHRWLACRMPKDQYFVTGNQSRFRTYDPNDKENYLASADLIEFAEKHGLYNPAQGAFDFHEAYARDIKLDTTYNYPRVWGLQQFFSPEIKNDVTKNTFPVFAKAAHKVTLTELRTAFRFHYDNTEHDPYLNCNPKEPYRPVSIFRTTQTHLLQVRPELPQAIGCVNYVAMGMADLGVFLPLYQGITSYPEAYTKGNGESSADSAYWKFRKVMALGMTNYNKYAPIIKEAYAKFEAETDQRQREMEEEYLRIYKTQPLHAKDMLQEFSDKILNSALDLADCLQEKLFTLMTQDIQQEYLFHGA; from the coding sequence ATGAAAACAAACAAAGTGCAAATTGAGCACAAACTCCCTTCAGAGTGTACAACCATCATCATTGGTCAAGAACAGACTGCTGATGGTTCTATGATAGTAGCGCGTTCAGAGGACTGGGACGCTATGGAAGCTAAGAACTACGAGATATTTGAGGGTACAGACAATGGTCCACGTGAGTTCGTTGCAAAGGATAGCCCTTTCCGTTGCGAACTCCCAGAGAAGGCTTTAGGCTATTCTGCCCTTTCTCCGTATAATCTTCACGGTCATTGGGGCAGTGCTGGTTTCAACACAGCAGGCGTAGGAATGAGCGCTACGGAGAGTATCTTCAGTAGTGACGAGGTGTTGAAACATGACCCATTGGTCGAGAATGGTGTGGCAGAGAACTCTGTCTTCAACATTACCCTACCTTACGTCCACACCGCCCGCGAAGGTGTTGAGCGTTTGGGTATGCTCATTGAGAAACATGGTATTGCTGAAGGCTTCGGCATTGGCTTTGTAGATAGCAAGGAAATATGGTACTTGGAGACAGCTTGCGGCCATCGTTGGTTGGCTTGCCGTATGCCAAAAGATCAGTATTTCGTAACTGGTAACCAGAGCCGTTTCCGCACCTACGACCCTAATGATAAAGAGAATTACCTCGCATCAGCCGACTTGATTGAGTTTGCTGAGAAGCATGGACTTTACAATCCTGCACAGGGTGCCTTTGATTTCCATGAGGCTTACGCACGTGATATCAAACTCGACACTACCTATAACTACCCACGTGTATGGGGTTTGCAGCAGTTCTTCTCTCCAGAGATCAAGAATGACGTAACAAAGAACACCTTCCCTGTCTTTGCCAAGGCTGCTCATAAGGTCACACTGACCGAACTCCGCACGGCATTCCGTTTCCACTACGACAATACGGAGCACGACCCTTATCTCAATTGTAATCCAAAGGAACCTTATCGTCCGGTTTCTATCTTCCGTACCACACAGACCCACCTCTTACAGGTACGCCCTGAACTGCCACAAGCTATCGGTTGTGTCAACTATGTTGCAATGGGTATGGCTGACCTTGGTGTGTTCCTCCCACTCTATCAGGGCATCACTTCCTATCCAGAGGCATACACAAAGGGTAATGGTGAGTCAAGTGCTGACTCTGCTTATTGGAAGTTCCGTAAGGTGATGGCATTGGGTATGACCAACTACAACAAGTATGCTCCTATCATCAAGGAGGCGTATGCAAAGTTTGAAGCTGAGACCGACCAGCGTCAACGTGAGATGGAAGAGGAGTATCTTCGCATCTACAAGACCCAACCTCTTCATGCAAAGGACATGTTGCAGGAGTTCTCTGACAAGATTCTTAATAGTGCACTCGACCTTGCAGACTGCCTACAAGAGAAGCTCTTTACGCTAATGACACAAGATATTCAACAGGAGTATCTCTTCCACGGAGCATAA
- the metG gene encoding methionine--tRNA ligase, producing MEEKKFKRTTVTAALPYANGGVHIGHLAGVYVPADIYVRYLRLKKREVIFIGGSDEHGVPITIRAKKEGITPQDVCDRYHKMIKDSFEEFGISFDVYSRTTSETHHKFASDFFRKLYDDGKLVEQESEQYYDEEAHQFLADRYIMGECPHCGNPNAYGDQCEKCGSDLSPMELKNPHSTISGSQPVIKKTKNWYLPLNDYQEWLKQWILEDHKEWRPNVYGQCKSWLDMDLQPRAMTRDLDWGIPVPVEGAEGKVLYVWFDAPIGYISNTKELCDSDPEHFGNWQKWWQDPETRIVHFIGKDNIVFHCLIFPTMLKAHGGYTLPDNVPSNEFLNLEDHKISTSKNWAVWLHEYLRDFEGKQDVLRYVLTANAPETKDNNFTWKDFQERNNSELVAVYGNFVNRALQLTKKYWNGVVPACGELEEIDRQTIQEFKDVKEKVENYLDNFKFREAQKEAMNLARIGNKYIAETEPWKLWKTDPKRVETILYISLQLVANLSIAFEPFLPFSSKKLREMINMTEYEWSELGSTNLLPAGKQLAEPELLFEKIDDEAIEAQLQKLEETKKANEAASYKAEPIKKDIPFEDFEKLDIRVGHIIKCERVKKSKKLLQFTIDDGSGVERTILSGIAAYYEPEQLTGKDVLFVANFAPRKMMGIESQGMILSAVNFDGSLTVTTTMGEVKPGSQVG from the coding sequence ATGGAAGAAAAGAAATTCAAACGCACCACGGTTACGGCGGCATTGCCATACGCTAATGGTGGTGTACATATAGGACACCTTGCTGGTGTGTATGTTCCAGCCGATATCTATGTGCGTTATCTCCGACTGAAGAAGCGTGAGGTAATCTTTATCGGTGGCAGTGACGAGCACGGTGTGCCAATCACAATCCGTGCAAAGAAGGAAGGAATCACCCCGCAGGACGTATGCGACCGCTATCACAAGATGATTAAGGACTCTTTCGAGGAGTTTGGTATCTCGTTCGATGTGTACAGTCGTACGACAAGTGAGACCCATCACAAGTTTGCTTCTGACTTCTTCCGTAAGCTATATGACGACGGTAAGCTCGTAGAACAGGAGAGTGAGCAGTACTATGATGAGGAAGCTCACCAGTTCCTTGCCGACCGTTACATCATGGGTGAGTGTCCTCACTGCGGCAATCCGAATGCCTACGGCGACCAGTGTGAGAAGTGTGGCAGCGACCTCAGCCCTATGGAACTGAAGAATCCACACTCAACAATCTCTGGTTCGCAGCCTGTTATCAAGAAGACAAAGAACTGGTACCTGCCGCTGAACGACTATCAGGAGTGGCTGAAGCAGTGGATTTTGGAGGATCATAAGGAGTGGCGACCAAACGTTTATGGTCAGTGTAAGAGCTGGTTAGACATGGATCTCCAGCCACGTGCTATGACCCGCGACCTCGATTGGGGTATTCCTGTACCCGTAGAGGGTGCTGAGGGCAAGGTGCTCTACGTATGGTTCGATGCGCCAATCGGCTATATTTCAAACACTAAGGAGCTATGCGATAGCGACCCAGAGCACTTCGGCAACTGGCAGAAGTGGTGGCAAGACCCAGAGACGCGCATCGTTCACTTCATTGGAAAGGACAATATCGTGTTTCATTGCCTCATCTTCCCAACGATGTTAAAGGCTCATGGTGGTTATACGCTGCCTGACAATGTACCTTCAAATGAGTTCCTCAATCTTGAAGACCATAAGATTTCTACAAGTAAGAACTGGGCAGTTTGGCTTCATGAGTACCTCCGTGACTTTGAAGGAAAGCAAGACGTGTTACGTTATGTATTGACTGCCAATGCGCCAGAGACCAAGGACAACAACTTCACTTGGAAAGACTTTCAGGAGCGTAACAACTCTGAACTCGTTGCTGTTTACGGTAACTTCGTGAACCGTGCATTACAGTTGACAAAGAAGTATTGGAACGGTGTCGTTCCTGCTTGTGGCGAATTGGAAGAGATTGACCGCCAGACAATTCAGGAGTTCAAGGATGTTAAGGAAAAGGTTGAGAATTATCTTGATAACTTCAAGTTCCGTGAGGCACAGAAGGAAGCGATGAATCTTGCTCGTATCGGTAACAAATACATTGCGGAGACAGAGCCTTGGAAGCTTTGGAAGACCGACCCTAAACGTGTGGAGACTATTCTCTACATCTCGCTTCAGCTCGTTGCCAATCTCAGTATTGCCTTCGAACCATTCTTGCCATTCAGCAGTAAGAAGCTTCGCGAGATGATTAACATGACGGAGTATGAGTGGAGTGAGCTCGGCTCTACCAACCTCCTCCCTGCTGGCAAGCAGCTTGCTGAACCAGAGTTGCTCTTCGAGAAGATTGACGATGAGGCTATCGAAGCACAGCTTCAGAAGTTGGAAGAAACCAAGAAAGCTAACGAGGCGGCATCCTACAAGGCTGAACCTATCAAGAAGGATATTCCTTTCGAGGACTTCGAGAAACTCGACATCCGTGTAGGACATATCATCAAGTGTGAGAGGGTGAAGAAGAGTAAGAAGCTCTTGCAGTTCACCATTGACGATGGCTCTGGTGTTGAACGCACTATCCTTAGCGGTATTGCAGCCTACTATGAGCCAGAGCAGCTCACAGGTAAGGACGTTCTCTTCGTAGCCAACTTTGCTCCTCGCAAGATGATGGGCATTGAAAGTCAGGGAATGATTCTCTCTGCTGTTAACTTCGATGGCTCACTCACCGTTACGACAACCATGGGTGAGGTGAAGCCGGGTAGTCAGGTGGGATAA
- a CDS encoding ABC transporter ATP-binding protein → MIISLSHLSVGYSLSHPVISDIDLELKSGQLSCLIGENGIGKSTLLKTLTGFLPKLKGSVLFDNRDITSFSQRELARQVSIVLTQKPDVQNLTIEEIIGLGRSPYTGFFGRLRIDDRMVVNDAIATMGIEKLRGRMIQTLSDGERQKVMIAKALAQETPVILLDEPTAFLDFPSKAETFQSLQRMAHERDKLILLSTHDLELAVRFADSLLEVKEGTLKEVSATEVKTSINAIIGS, encoded by the coding sequence ATGATTATCAGTTTATCTCATCTATCAGTAGGCTATTCGCTTTCCCATCCCGTTATCTCTGATATTGATTTAGAGTTAAAGAGTGGGCAGTTATCATGTCTGATAGGGGAGAATGGAATTGGTAAATCAACCCTTTTGAAAACGCTGACAGGTTTCCTACCTAAGTTAAAAGGCAGTGTTTTGTTTGATAACCGTGACATAACGTCATTCTCCCAACGAGAATTGGCACGGCAGGTGAGCATTGTTTTGACGCAGAAACCTGATGTACAAAACCTCACAATAGAGGAGATAATAGGCTTGGGAAGGTCGCCTTATACTGGCTTCTTTGGTCGATTGCGTATAGATGACCGTATGGTTGTCAATGATGCAATCGCTACGATGGGGATTGAGAAGCTGAGAGGGCGCATGATTCAGACCCTTTCTGATGGTGAAAGGCAGAAGGTGATGATTGCCAAAGCACTTGCCCAAGAGACACCAGTCATCTTACTTGATGAGCCAACAGCCTTCCTCGACTTCCCTTCTAAGGCTGAAACCTTTCAGTCTTTACAGCGTATGGCACATGAAAGGGATAAACTTATCCTCCTTTCAACCCACGACTTAGAACTCGCAGTACGGTTTGCTGACAGTTTGTTGGAGGTGAAAGAGGGTACTTTAAAGGAAGTGTCAGCAACGGAAGTGAAGACTTCTATCAATGCAATCATAGGCAGTTAA
- a CDS encoding ADP-ribosylglycohydrolase family protein, which translates to MIGAIIGDIVGSRFEFGPAPLKSFELFTPDCSYTDDTICTIAIADAVLNERDYKDSLLDWCRRYPDPMGGYGKRFYEWINADDPQPTNSFGNGSAMRVSSIGWLFDEWEDVIKEAKKSAIVSHNHPEGIKGAQCIAEVICWLRLMRFSKSDVERKVEKFFGYELPPLRDIKKIGSEGHFDSTCQETVPMALRCFMDSNSFEETIRLAVLCDGDTDTKACIAGAVAEAYYQVPEWMIEKAISYLPDDMLNILGQFYERIQDSCGVKKR; encoded by the coding sequence ATGATTGGTGCTATTATAGGAGACATCGTTGGCTCACGCTTTGAATTTGGACCAGCCCCACTGAAAAGCTTTGAGCTTTTTACCCCCGACTGTTCTTATACCGATGACACAATTTGTACCATCGCTATTGCTGATGCAGTGCTGAATGAGCGTGATTACAAGGACAGTCTGCTCGATTGGTGTCGTCGTTATCCTGATCCTATGGGTGGATATGGTAAGCGCTTTTATGAATGGATTAACGCTGACGACCCACAGCCTACGAACTCGTTTGGCAACGGTTCTGCCATGCGTGTCAGTTCTATTGGCTGGCTCTTTGATGAGTGGGAGGACGTGATTAAGGAAGCTAAGAAGAGTGCTATTGTAAGTCATAACCATCCAGAAGGTATCAAAGGTGCCCAATGTATTGCTGAAGTAATCTGCTGGCTACGCCTAATGCGTTTTTCGAAGTCGGATGTCGAACGAAAAGTAGAGAAGTTTTTTGGCTATGAGCTACCACCTTTGCGAGACATAAAGAAGATTGGTTCTGAAGGACACTTTGATAGCACATGCCAAGAAACCGTACCGATGGCATTGCGTTGCTTCATGGATAGCAACAGTTTTGAGGAAACAATCCGGCTTGCTGTCCTATGTGATGGCGATACTGACACGAAGGCTTGTATTGCTGGTGCTGTTGCTGAAGCCTATTATCAAGTACCAGAATGGATGATTGAAAAGGCTATCAGCTACTTGCCCGATGATATGCTCAACATCCTCGGACAGTTCTATGAGCGCATACAAGATAGCTGTGGGGTTAAGAAAAGGTAA
- a CDS encoding helix-hairpin-helix domain-containing protein — translation MKHLLLTCLMGLISLTSIAQQTYDWEDLFEELYASSEENIGTKEETFELLTDLAEHPLNLNTASQEELERIPFLTAEQIEDLQAYVYQYHGMQSLGELAMIESLDALRRKLLPYFVYVAPVDEQQRFPTLKSIVKGGKHTFLFTSHLPFYQRAGDRNGYLGYPYAHSFRYSFRYGDYVQAGLVGAQDAGEPFFAHGNGLGYDHYSFYLLLRKMGRLKTLAVGRYKVNFGQGLVINNSFGFGKLAMLSTLGRQTIGIHAHSSRSAANYLQGAAATVEIAKHLDLTTFLSYRSIDATLTDSGTIKTILKTGYHRTVREMNSKDAATQFVAGSHLAWSSGAFRVGLSGVYTCFNKELTPNTSLYYHQYAPAGNSFWNMSVDYSYQHPRWSLAGETAMDSKGSIAMVNNLSYLPTSKLSLLAVQRYYGYQYTALFARSFGDNGAVQNESGLLVGANWNVKRGLSLMAYSDFAYFSHPRFGAHTSSKAWDNLLMLNYSRQRWSLLARYRFRIREKDNGDKTTLVNEVTQRGRLSLAYSAASWSCKSQLDVVASNYLKRSFGYMVSESGAWKPLSWLTLNGMIGYFQTTDFASRIYVYERGPLYSFSFPAFFGKGMHYSLFTRADLSSRLMIILRSSTTHYFDRDHISSALQQVNSSTLSGLDIQLRWRF, via the coding sequence ATGAAACATCTACTATTGACCTGCCTTATGGGGCTTATAAGTCTTACTTCTATTGCACAACAAACCTATGATTGGGAGGATTTGTTTGAAGAACTCTATGCAAGTAGTGAAGAGAATATAGGCACAAAGGAAGAAACCTTTGAACTATTAACCGACCTTGCAGAACATCCACTGAACCTTAACACGGCAAGTCAGGAAGAGTTGGAGCGTATTCCTTTCCTTACGGCAGAACAGATTGAGGACTTACAAGCCTATGTTTATCAATATCATGGTATGCAGTCGTTAGGCGAACTGGCAATGATTGAATCCTTGGATGCCCTTCGCCGGAAGCTTCTGCCTTATTTTGTCTATGTCGCTCCAGTAGATGAACAACAAAGGTTTCCTACACTTAAATCTATCGTGAAGGGAGGAAAGCACACCTTCTTATTTACCTCTCATCTCCCTTTCTATCAACGAGCGGGCGACCGCAATGGCTATCTTGGCTATCCTTATGCCCATTCTTTTCGTTATTCCTTCCGTTATGGCGATTATGTTCAGGCTGGATTGGTGGGCGCACAAGATGCTGGTGAACCCTTCTTTGCGCATGGCAACGGTTTAGGTTATGACCATTACAGTTTTTATTTGCTGTTAAGAAAGATGGGACGATTGAAGACGCTGGCTGTAGGACGATATAAGGTGAACTTCGGGCAAGGACTTGTTATCAACAATTCTTTTGGCTTTGGGAAACTTGCTATGCTCTCAACGCTTGGCAGACAGACAATAGGTATTCATGCACACTCCTCTCGTTCGGCTGCTAACTATCTACAGGGAGCGGCTGCAACGGTGGAAATAGCAAAGCATCTTGACCTAACTACCTTTCTTTCTTACCGCAGTATAGATGCTACACTTACGGATAGTGGAACCATTAAGACTATACTCAAGACTGGTTATCACCGTACTGTGCGTGAGATGAACAGCAAAGATGCAGCCACGCAGTTTGTTGCTGGAAGCCATTTAGCTTGGTCATCGGGAGCTTTTCGTGTGGGATTGTCGGGCGTTTATACTTGTTTTAATAAGGAGTTAACACCCAATACTTCTTTATATTACCATCAATATGCGCCCGCTGGCAACAGCTTTTGGAACATGAGTGTAGATTATAGCTACCAGCACCCACGCTGGTCGTTGGCTGGTGAGACGGCAATGGACAGTAAGGGAAGTATTGCAATGGTGAATAACCTTTCCTATTTGCCTACTTCTAAACTCTCTTTACTTGCCGTTCAGCGTTATTATGGCTACCAATACACAGCACTCTTCGCACGTAGCTTTGGTGATAATGGGGCGGTTCAGAATGAAAGTGGATTGCTTGTTGGTGCGAATTGGAATGTAAAACGGGGTTTGTCGCTCATGGCTTATAGTGATTTCGCTTATTTCTCACACCCTCGTTTTGGCGCACATACATCCAGTAAGGCTTGGGATAACCTATTAATGCTTAACTATAGCCGTCAACGTTGGTCGCTCTTGGCTCGCTATCGCTTTAGAATACGTGAGAAAGATAATGGAGATAAGACCACTCTTGTAAACGAAGTAACGCAACGTGGTCGCCTTTCTTTGGCTTATTCGGCAGCGTCTTGGAGCTGTAAAAGTCAGTTGGATGTCGTTGCAAGCAATTATCTCAAGCGTAGTTTCGGTTATATGGTGAGTGAGTCAGGGGCTTGGAAACCGCTTTCGTGGCTCACGCTGAATGGTATGATTGGTTATTTTCAAACGACAGATTTTGCCTCACGTATCTATGTTTACGAGCGTGGTCCACTCTATTCTTTTAGCTTTCCTGCCTTCTTTGGTAAGGGTATGCACTATAGTCTGTTTACTCGGGCAGACCTATCGAGCCGTCTTATGATAATTCTTCGCAGTTCAACCACGCATTATTTCGACCGTGACCATATATCCTCAGCACTTCAGCAAGTCAACTCCTCAACGCTAAGTGGACTTGATATTCAATTGCGTTGGCGGTTTTAG
- a CDS encoding Fic family protein encodes MNESRDILQYLHYHPLSSRGDITAGTAFKGSDATLKRVIAAGIKAGDIVAEGKARATRYRLSPQAQLLMPLNLDTYFALEVDERQVQSSYNFELINGLLTETRLFSDKEQAHLDALQDEFRQHVNELTDNEYRKEMERLGIDLSWKSSQIEGNTYTLLETERLLRESKTAEGKTKEEAVMLLNHKDALSFILDNSDYLQELTVSHIEDIHQLLTKDLSIDKGLRRHRVGITGTNYHPLDNEFQIREAMRDACKLINSKYNIFEKALLTLLLLSYIQPFLDGNKRTARITSNAILIANDYCPLSFRSIDSIDYKKAMLIFYEQNNLYAFKQIFIEQFEFAVKEYF; translated from the coding sequence ATGAATGAATCAAGAGACATATTGCAATATCTGCATTATCATCCACTCTCTTCTCGTGGTGATATTACTGCTGGAACGGCTTTCAAAGGTAGTGATGCAACTTTGAAACGTGTGATAGCAGCAGGCATTAAGGCAGGTGACATCGTGGCAGAAGGAAAGGCACGTGCTACTCGTTATAGGCTTTCTCCCCAAGCTCAGTTACTGATGCCACTCAATCTTGATACCTATTTCGCACTTGAAGTGGATGAACGACAGGTGCAAAGCAGTTACAATTTTGAGTTAATTAATGGTCTACTCACAGAAACAAGACTTTTCTCAGATAAAGAGCAAGCTCACCTTGATGCGTTACAAGATGAATTTCGGCAGCATGTCAATGAGTTGACTGATAATGAGTATCGTAAGGAGATGGAGCGGTTAGGAATTGATCTTAGTTGGAAGTCTTCGCAAATAGAAGGTAACACATATACTTTGCTTGAAACAGAACGTTTGCTCCGTGAGAGTAAGACAGCAGAAGGTAAGACGAAAGAAGAGGCTGTGATGCTGCTCAATCATAAGGATGCTTTGAGCTTTATCCTTGATAACTCAGACTATCTACAGGAACTAACGGTTAGTCATATAGAGGATATTCACCAATTACTAACAAAGGATCTCTCTATAGATAAAGGTCTTCGTCGTCATCGTGTTGGTATTACTGGAACCAATTACCATCCTTTAGATAACGAGTTTCAAATCCGTGAAGCTATGAGAGATGCTTGTAAGCTAATCAACAGTAAATATAATATCTTTGAGAAAGCCTTACTCACACTCTTACTTCTGTCTTATATTCAACCCTTCTTAGATGGAAATAAGCGCACAGCACGTATTACGAGCAATGCAATACTTATTGCTAATGACTATTGTCCACTTAGTTTTCGTTCCATAGACTCTATAGACTATAAGAAAGCTATGCTCATTTTTTATGAGCAGAATAACCTTTATGCTTTTAAGCAAATATTCATAGAACAATTTGAATTTGCCGTAAAGGAGTATTTTTAA